From one Gemmatimonadota bacterium genomic stretch:
- a CDS encoding GreA/GreB family elongation factor: MLEEIRNKLEGEIAQLSEELTVHLPERIRKAVELGDLRENAEYKSALERQQFVQARLGHLTQRMAELSRINVKEMPHDRVGFGSRVTVMDPVMEEEVTFTIVASDFMDLDGGQVSMASPIGRGLLGSAAGDEVAVQLPVGTRIFKVLDVVTLPQQLGMAG; this comes from the coding sequence ATGCTCGAAGAGATCCGGAACAAGCTGGAGGGCGAGATCGCCCAGCTCAGCGAGGAGCTGACCGTGCACCTGCCGGAGCGCATCCGGAAGGCGGTGGAGCTGGGGGATCTGCGGGAGAACGCCGAGTACAAGTCCGCCCTGGAGCGTCAGCAGTTCGTGCAGGCGCGGCTGGGCCACCTGACGCAGCGCATGGCCGAGCTCTCGCGGATCAACGTGAAGGAGATGCCGCACGACCGGGTGGGCTTCGGATCGCGGGTCACCGTGATGGATCCCGTCATGGAGGAGGAGGTGACGTTCACCATCGTGGCGAGCGACTTCATGGACCTCGACGGAGGGCAGGTCTCCATGGCTTCCCCGATCGGGCGGGGTCTCCTCGGATCGGCCGCGGGGGACGAGGTCGCGGTGCAGCTCCCGGTGGGCACCCGCATCTTCAAGGTGCTGGACGTCGTGACCTTGCCGCAGCAGCTCGGCATGGCCGGGTAG
- a CDS encoding ABC transporter permease, producing the protein MSSVLTRAWARWLLRHPGQLVLAVLGVALGVAVTLSIDLAIESSRAAFRTSTETVAGRTTHQVTGGAGGLPDTVFAAVRRAVGPERAAPLVEGFVRAPALPGRPLRLLGIDPFSEGPFRGFTAPVDGGATRPLLGTTVALSQDAAAEAGVGVGDPLAVDTPTGRASLTVVRTFRPDGALAQEGTRDVLVVDIATAQALLGETGLTRIDLILPEAPADEALLRTRLDAVLPPDATVGTTGARAQTLAEMTRAFDLNLTALSLLALLFGMFLIYNTLTFSVVQRRDLMGMLRALGVTRAEVGRLLLVETVLLGAVGTGLGLLLGTLLGRGLVRLVTQTINDLYLVVTAQGLGVDPALLARAAVLGVGATVLAALPPLREAVSAPPRIATLRSELESRARSFVRRGAWVGGACLAVGAALLVPRWGDLLPSFGGLFFVVMGFALVAPWGATMLVTLVRPLLGAALGPLGRLAAGGVTGALSRTGPAIAALVVAVSVTVGLGVMIASFRDTVARWLDQTLQADVYISPPSVLASRAQGALPPAFVDGVRALPGLAALSTYRGLEFESAYGLTRLVALDLAPPGERAFRFLSADAPDVLRAFREDGAVIVSEPFAYRHGLAPGDSVRLPTPSGLRAFVLAGVFYEYGSELGTVMMARTTFDRFWPDRRVTSLGLFADAAVDAETLVERVRGLPGAEEALVRSNRTLRAASLEVFDRTFAVTAVLRLLALGVAFIGVLGALLALELERAREHAVLRAQGVTPGGLWGLVTLETGLVGLVAGVLAVPAGLVLARIMIDVINKRSFGWTLQTYVPWSVLVQAVVLSLVGALLAGIVPAWRMGRTSPAVALRNE; encoded by the coding sequence ATGTCTTCCGTCCTGACCCGGGCCTGGGCCCGCTGGCTGCTGCGTCATCCCGGGCAGCTCGTGCTGGCCGTGCTCGGCGTCGCGTTGGGGGTGGCGGTCACGCTGTCCATCGACCTGGCCATCGAGAGCTCACGCGCCGCGTTCCGCACCTCCACCGAGACCGTGGCGGGCCGCACCACCCATCAGGTCACGGGGGGCGCCGGCGGGCTGCCCGATACGGTCTTCGCCGCGGTGCGGCGGGCGGTGGGGCCGGAGCGCGCGGCCCCGCTGGTCGAAGGCTTCGTGCGCGCCCCGGCGCTGCCGGGTCGGCCGCTCCGGCTGCTCGGCATCGATCCCTTCTCCGAAGGCCCGTTCCGCGGCTTCACGGCCCCCGTGGACGGGGGAGCGACGCGGCCGCTGCTGGGAACGACCGTGGCGCTCTCGCAGGACGCGGCGGCGGAGGCCGGGGTGGGCGTGGGCGACCCGCTCGCGGTGGACACCCCGACCGGACGGGCGAGTCTGACCGTGGTGCGGACGTTCCGGCCGGACGGCGCGCTCGCGCAGGAGGGCACCCGGGACGTGCTGGTGGTGGACATCGCCACCGCGCAGGCCCTGCTCGGGGAGACGGGTCTGACGCGCATCGACCTGATCCTGCCGGAGGCCCCGGCGGACGAAGCGCTCCTGCGTACCCGCCTGGACGCGGTGCTCCCGCCGGATGCGACCGTGGGGACGACCGGTGCGCGCGCGCAGACCCTGGCGGAGATGACACGCGCGTTCGACCTGAACCTCACCGCGCTCAGCCTGCTGGCCCTGCTGTTCGGGATGTTCCTGATCTACAACACGCTCACGTTCTCCGTCGTGCAGCGGCGCGACCTCATGGGCATGCTGCGCGCGCTGGGCGTCACGCGCGCGGAGGTGGGACGGCTCCTCTTGGTGGAGACCGTGCTGCTGGGGGCGGTCGGCACGGGCCTGGGACTGCTGCTCGGCACACTGCTGGGACGAGGCCTGGTGCGGCTCGTCACCCAGACCATCAACGACCTCTACCTGGTGGTGACCGCGCAGGGGCTGGGCGTCGATCCGGCGCTGCTGGCGCGCGCGGCCGTGTTGGGCGTCGGGGCCACCGTCCTGGCCGCGCTGCCGCCGCTGCGCGAGGCGGTCTCGGCGCCGCCCCGCATCGCCACGTTGCGCTCGGAGCTGGAGAGCCGAGCGCGCTCCTTCGTGCGGCGCGGCGCCTGGGTCGGTGGCGCGTGCCTCGCGGTGGGTGCGGCGCTCCTGGTGCCGCGTTGGGGGGATCTGCTGCCCAGCTTCGGCGGGCTCTTCTTCGTGGTGATGGGCTTCGCGCTCGTGGCTCCCTGGGGCGCCACGATGCTGGTCACGCTCGTGCGTCCGCTGCTCGGGGCCGCGTTGGGCCCCCTCGGCCGGTTGGCCGCGGGCGGCGTCACCGGCGCGCTCAGCCGCACGGGTCCCGCCATCGCGGCGCTCGTCGTGGCGGTGTCGGTCACGGTGGGCCTCGGCGTCATGATCGCCAGCTTCCGCGACACCGTGGCCCGCTGGCTGGATCAGACGCTCCAGGCGGACGTCTACATCTCCCCTCCGTCTGTGCTGGCGTCGCGCGCGCAGGGTGCGCTGCCGCCGGCGTTCGTGGACGGCGTGCGCGCGCTCCCGGGCCTGGCCGCGCTCTCCACCTATCGCGGACTCGAGTTCGAGTCCGCGTACGGGCTCACCCGCCTCGTCGCGCTCGATCTGGCGCCGCCCGGGGAACGGGCGTTCCGCTTCCTGTCGGCCGACGCACCGGACGTCCTGCGTGCGTTCCGTGAGGATGGCGCCGTGATCGTCTCCGAGCCGTTCGCGTACCGGCATGGCCTGGCGCCCGGCGACTCCGTGCGCCTGCCGACGCCGTCCGGTCTGCGGGCCTTTGTGCTGGCCGGGGTGTTCTACGAGTACGGATCCGAGCTCGGGACGGTGATGATGGCGCGTACGACGTTCGATCGCTTCTGGCCGGACCGCCGCGTGACGTCGCTCGGGCTCTTCGCGGACGCCGCGGTGGACGCCGAGACCCTCGTGGAGCGCGTGCGCGGGCTTCCCGGCGCCGAGGAGGCGCTCGTGCGCTCCAATCGCACGCTGCGCGCGGCCTCCCTGGAGGTGTTCGACCGAACGTTCGCGGTGACCGCGGTGCTGCGCCTCCTGGCGCTGGGCGTGGCCTTCATCGGCGTGCTGGGCGCGCTCCTGGCCCTCGAGCTCGAACGGGCGCGCGAGCACGCCGTCCTGCGCGCCCAGGGCGTCACGCCCGGCGGGCTGTGGGGCCTGGTGACGCTGGAGACCGGGCTGGTCGGGCTCGTCGCCGGTGTGCTGGCCGTCCCGGCCGGGCTGGTGCTGGCGCGCATCATGATCGACGTCATCAACAAGCGCTCGTTCGGGTGGACCCTGCAGACGTACGTGCCGTGGTCCGTGCTGGTGCAGGCCGTCGTGCTGTCCCTCGTGGGTGCGCTCCTGGCCGGCATCGTGCCGGCCTGGCGCATGGGGCGCACCTCACCGGCCGTCGCGCTGCGCAACGAATGA
- a CDS encoding ABC transporter ATP-binding protein yields the protein MIELDGVSKRYEEGDRVRAVLVDASAHIASGEWVALLGPSGAGKTTVLNLISGIDRPDAGTVRVAGVELTHLPEKERTLFRRRQIGFVFQSFNLLPTLTVEENLRLPVELNGLGPDRVDAVLSILDDVGLGDRRSAFPDRLSTGERQRVAVARALAHDPPVILADEPTGNLDAETGGHVLDLMERLLHGRGKTLVTVTHSETLAARADRVLVVRDCALHSR from the coding sequence ATGATCGAGCTGGACGGCGTCAGCAAGCGCTACGAGGAAGGCGACCGCGTCCGCGCCGTCCTGGTGGACGCCAGCGCCCACATCGCGTCCGGGGAATGGGTGGCGTTGCTGGGACCGAGCGGAGCGGGGAAGACCACGGTCCTCAACCTCATCAGCGGGATCGATCGCCCGGACGCGGGGACGGTGCGCGTCGCGGGCGTGGAGCTCACCCATCTGCCGGAGAAGGAGCGCACGCTGTTCCGGAGGCGTCAGATCGGGTTCGTGTTCCAGTCGTTCAACCTCCTGCCCACGCTCACGGTGGAGGAGAACCTGCGTCTGCCGGTGGAGTTGAACGGGCTGGGCCCGGACCGCGTCGACGCCGTGCTGTCGATCCTGGACGACGTCGGCCTCGGAGATCGCCGCTCCGCCTTCCCGGACCGCCTCTCCACCGGCGAGCGGCAGCGGGTCGCGGTCGCGCGGGCGCTGGCCCACGATCCGCCCGTGATCCTGGCGGACGAGCCGACCGGGAACCTCGACGCGGAGACCGGCGGCCACGTCCTCGACCTGATGGAGCGTCTGCTGCACGGTCGGGGCAAGACGCTCGTCACGGTCACGCACTCGGAGACGCTGGCCGCGCGCGCCGACCGCGTGCTCGTGGTGCGCGACTGCGCGCTGCATTCGCGCTGA
- a CDS encoding NAD-dependent protein deacetylase translates to MAFLSGTVPVDADVAALADLIRSRPTVVLSGAGISTESGIPDYRSPRPEPRRAPVTYQEFVGHEAVRRRYWARSAVGWRRVADARPNAGHAALAALERAGYVRGILTQNVDRLHQAAGSTRVLELHGALDGVVCLACGTRSPRARMQARLLELNPDLGAADAPVAPDGDADLTDRRIAGVRVPACEACGGILKPDVVFFGENVPKPRVEQAWDLYGEGEVLLVVGSSLTVFSGYRFVLRASQERRPVAIATLGPTRGDALARLRVEGALGTTLPALVRALGA, encoded by the coding sequence GTGGCGTTCCTCTCCGGGACCGTCCCGGTGGATGCGGACGTCGCGGCGCTTGCCGACCTCATCCGCAGCCGGCCCACCGTCGTGCTCTCCGGCGCCGGCATCAGCACCGAGTCGGGCATCCCCGACTACCGCAGTCCCCGCCCCGAGCCCCGGCGCGCGCCGGTGACCTACCAGGAGTTCGTCGGCCACGAGGCGGTACGGCGTCGCTACTGGGCCCGCAGCGCCGTGGGGTGGCGCCGGGTGGCGGACGCCCGCCCCAACGCGGGCCACGCCGCCCTGGCGGCGCTCGAGCGCGCGGGCTACGTGCGCGGCATCCTCACCCAGAACGTGGACCGACTCCATCAGGCCGCCGGCAGCACACGCGTGCTCGAGCTGCACGGCGCTCTGGACGGCGTGGTGTGCCTGGCCTGCGGGACCCGGAGCCCGCGCGCCCGGATGCAAGCGCGGCTGCTGGAGCTGAACCCCGACCTGGGGGCCGCGGACGCCCCCGTCGCGCCGGACGGCGACGCCGACCTCACGGACCGGCGCATCGCCGGCGTACGCGTGCCCGCGTGCGAGGCGTGTGGCGGGATCCTCAAGCCGGACGTGGTCTTCTTCGGGGAGAACGTGCCCAAGCCCCGCGTCGAACAGGCGTGGGACCTCTATGGCGAAGGCGAGGTGCTGCTGGTCGTGGGGTCCTCCCTCACCGTCTTCTCGGGCTACCGCTTCGTCCTGCGCGCCAGCCAGGAGCGCCGGCCGGTCGCCATCGCCACGCTGGGTCCCACACGCGGGGACGCGCTGGCCCGGCTGCGGGTGGAAGGCGCCCTCGGCACGACGTTGCCCGCGCTCGTGCGCGCGCTCGGCGCATGA